The Candidatus Methylomirabilota bacterium genome contains the following window.
GTTCGCCTGCCAGATTGAGCCACTGACCAAAGCATGATGGTAGCCAGAGGCTCTTGGCCAATTACCCACAAGGAGGGATGCGCGATGACAACCACTGCGTACGTCCTGATCGAAGGTGCATCGGATCAGACGGCCAACATCGTAAAAGCGTTACAGAAAATAAAGGGGGTAAAGTCGGCTCATGCCGTGACCGGACCCTACGACGTCATCGCGTGCGTTGAGGCAACCGATGTCGGTACAGTTGGGACAGTTGTCCTCTCGAAGATCCGCACCTTGAAGGGCGTCATGCGAACAGTGACCTGCGTCGCCGTCTAGAATCCCCCCAAAGTTCAGGAGTGTGGCGGGTAGACTCATACCCTTCCCATCACTGCATTTCCATCCATTACCACCCACTACTCTTTTTTCA
Protein-coding sequences here:
- a CDS encoding Lrp/AsnC ligand binding domain-containing protein codes for the protein MTTTAYVLIEGASDQTANIVKALQKIKGVKSAHAVTGPYDVIACVEATDVGTVGTVVLSKIRTLKGVMRTVTCVAV